A genomic stretch from Streptomyces venezuelae ATCC 10712 includes:
- a CDS encoding metal ABC transporter substrate-binding protein, producing MNVRRLIPATALAGAVTLGVVTLSACAGTSDAADKGSGGKLDVVASFYPMQYLAEQIGGDHVAVDTLTKPGVEPHDLELKPKQIGELGEADVVLYLKGIQPAVDDAIAQAGVKHTVDAATLTKLEAHGTEVGHEGHDHAEGEHGADEAGHDHGSEAGADPHIWLDPVKYAEVAKGVGAALEKADPAHAADYKKNTDALVKKLDGLNTAFVNGLKNTTTKTFITTHSAFGYLAERYGLDQEGISGIDPESEPSPARIKELQDIAKKDKVSTVFFETLASDKTAKTLAGDAGLKTDVLDPLEGITDASKGDDYIEVMRSNLAALQKALGAK from the coding sequence ATGAACGTACGTCGCCTGATACCCGCCACCGCCCTCGCCGGAGCCGTCACGCTCGGCGTCGTCACCCTCTCCGCCTGCGCCGGAACCTCCGACGCGGCCGACAAGGGCAGCGGCGGCAAGCTGGACGTGGTGGCGTCGTTCTACCCCATGCAGTACCTGGCCGAGCAGATAGGCGGCGACCACGTCGCCGTCGACACGCTCACCAAGCCCGGCGTCGAACCCCACGACCTGGAGCTCAAGCCGAAGCAGATCGGCGAGCTCGGCGAGGCCGACGTCGTCCTCTACCTCAAGGGCATCCAGCCCGCCGTCGACGACGCGATCGCCCAGGCCGGCGTCAAGCACACCGTCGACGCCGCCACCCTCACGAAGCTCGAGGCGCACGGTACCGAGGTCGGCCACGAGGGCCACGACCACGCCGAGGGCGAGCACGGCGCCGATGAGGCCGGCCACGACCACGGCTCCGAGGCCGGCGCCGACCCCCACATCTGGCTCGACCCCGTGAAGTACGCCGAGGTCGCCAAGGGCGTCGGCGCCGCCCTGGAGAAGGCCGACCCGGCCCACGCCGCCGACTACAAGAAGAACACCGACGCGCTCGTCAAGAAGCTCGACGGCCTGAACACCGCCTTCGTGAACGGCCTGAAGAACACCACCACGAAGACCTTCATCACCACCCACTCCGCCTTCGGCTACCTCGCCGAGCGCTACGGCCTGGACCAGGAGGGCATCTCCGGCATCGACCCCGAGTCCGAGCCGAGCCCCGCCCGGATCAAGGAACTCCAGGACATCGCGAAGAAGGACAAGGTCAGCACCGTCTTCTTCGAGACCCTCGCCAGCGACAAGACGGCGAAGACCCTCGCGGGCGACGCCGGTCTGAAGACCGACGTGCTCGATCCGCTGGAGGGAATCACGGACGCGTCCAAGGGCGATGACTACATCGAGGTCATGCGCTCCAACCTCGCCGCGCTGCAGAAGGCCCTCGGCGCCAAGTGA
- a CDS encoding MFS transporter has protein sequence MTTTSPSPRSPLAPAGGAPPVVHGRPALGRLGLFTVLLGASLPLVDFSIVNVALPSIDHDLAAGPALLELIVAGYGLTYAVLLVLGGRLGDLFGRRRLFLAGMAAFGLTSLACGLAPDAWTLVGARGAQGAAAALMLPQVLATIHASTEGPRRARALSLYGATAGLSMVAGQILGGVLVAADLWGLGWRAVFLVNVPVAVAGLVLAIREVPETRSERPAPVDVPGTLLLGLALVTLLAPLTEGRAAGWPVWTWVALAVFPFAAVAFWRVERRIERRADAGGGTPLVPPSLLGLVSLRRGLVLLLPLCMGFGGFMFVIAVALQQGLGMGAVASGAALVPMAVAFFGASLAGPRLVRRWGTRVVTAGGLVQGLGIGLLAVTVWRAWPDLSVVLLLPGMAIAGLGQGLQLPVLFRVILSEVPGERAGVGSGVMVTTQQSALALGVATLGSLYLGLAGSGGAAAGTALTVTLLAQLAMVAVTVALSVRLPRSAG, from the coding sequence GTGACTACGACCTCCCCCTCTCCCCGTTCCCCGCTCGCTCCTGCGGGCGGCGCTCCGCCCGTCGTCCACGGCCGGCCCGCGCTCGGGCGGCTCGGCCTGTTCACCGTCCTCCTCGGCGCCTCGCTGCCCCTGGTCGACTTCTCCATCGTCAACGTGGCCCTGCCGTCCATCGACCACGACCTGGCGGCGGGCCCCGCACTGCTCGAACTGATCGTCGCCGGGTACGGCCTGACGTACGCGGTGCTGCTGGTGCTCGGCGGGCGGCTCGGCGACCTGTTCGGGCGCCGTCGGCTCTTCCTCGCGGGCATGGCCGCCTTCGGTCTGACCTCGCTGGCGTGCGGGCTCGCCCCGGACGCCTGGACGCTGGTCGGGGCGCGCGGGGCGCAGGGCGCGGCGGCGGCGCTGATGCTGCCGCAGGTGCTCGCGACGATCCATGCCTCGACGGAGGGCCCCCGGCGGGCCAGGGCGCTCAGTCTGTACGGGGCGACCGCGGGGCTTTCCATGGTGGCCGGGCAGATCCTGGGCGGGGTGCTGGTCGCCGCCGACCTCTGGGGCCTCGGCTGGCGTGCGGTGTTCCTGGTGAACGTGCCGGTGGCGGTGGCGGGGCTGGTGCTCGCCATCCGTGAGGTGCCGGAGACCCGCTCGGAGCGGCCGGCGCCGGTGGACGTGCCGGGGACGCTGCTGCTGGGGCTCGCCCTGGTGACGCTGCTCGCGCCGCTGACCGAGGGCAGGGCGGCGGGGTGGCCGGTGTGGACGTGGGTGGCGCTGGCCGTGTTCCCGTTCGCGGCGGTGGCGTTCTGGCGGGTGGAGCGGCGGATCGAGCGGCGGGCGGACGCCGGCGGCGGCACGCCGCTGGTGCCGCCGAGCCTGCTCGGTCTGGTCTCGCTGCGGCGCGGGCTGGTGCTGCTGCTGCCGCTCTGCATGGGCTTCGGCGGCTTCATGTTCGTGATCGCGGTGGCGCTCCAGCAGGGCCTGGGCATGGGCGCGGTGGCCTCGGGCGCGGCGCTGGTGCCGATGGCGGTGGCGTTCTTCGGGGCCTCGCTGGCGGGTCCCCGGCTGGTGCGGCGGTGGGGGACGCGGGTGGTGACGGCCGGCGGCCTGGTCCAGGGCCTCGGCATCGGGCTGCTCGCGGTGACGGTCTGGCGGGCCTGGCCGGACCTTTCGGTGGTGCTGCTGCTGCCGGGCATGGCGATCGCGGGCCTGGGCCAGGGGCTCCAGCTGCCGGTGCTGTTCCGGGTGATCCTCTCGGAGGTGCCGGGGGAACGCGCGGGCGTGGGCAGCGGCGTCATGGTGACGACCCAGCAGTCCGCCCTGGCGCTGGGGGTCGCGACCCTGGGCTCCCTCTATCTGGGCCTGGCCGGCTCCGGCGGGGCGGCCGCCGGTACGGCGCTGACGGTGACGCTGCTGGCCCAACTGGCCATGGTGGCGGTGACGGTGGCGCTGTCGGTGCGGCTGCCGAGGTCGGCGGGGTAG
- a CDS encoding helix-turn-helix domain-containing protein, with product MTTAEPGTRRHELAAFLRSRRERITPEQVGLPRGRRRRTPGLRREEVAHLSAVGVTWYTWLEQARDIQVSPQVLDALAGALLLDPTERNHLFALAGQSDPHPETTCPAVTPALRALLHQLEPVPACIQNSRYDFLAYNRTFGRLYRDLDALPREDRNTLWLAFTDEEFRAAFTDLPEVLRSMVGKLRASMAEHLAEPAWKALVRRLHDASPEFRELWARHDVADLGSRAKVIRNAHVGVLRLDHTNLWLGPAAGPRLGTYVPLDEASRAGLERLLELAVREEAAAPEAATALTAA from the coding sequence ATGACGACCGCCGAACCCGGCACGCGGCGACACGAACTCGCCGCCTTCCTGCGCAGCCGGCGCGAGCGCATCACCCCCGAGCAGGTCGGCCTGCCCCGGGGGCGCCGCCGCCGCACCCCCGGCCTGCGCCGCGAGGAGGTCGCCCACCTCTCCGCCGTCGGCGTCACCTGGTACACCTGGCTGGAGCAGGCGCGGGACATCCAGGTCTCCCCGCAGGTCCTCGACGCCCTCGCCGGCGCCCTGCTGCTCGACCCGACCGAGCGGAACCACCTCTTCGCCCTCGCCGGACAGAGCGACCCGCACCCCGAGACGACCTGCCCGGCCGTCACCCCCGCCCTGCGCGCCCTGCTGCACCAGCTGGAACCCGTCCCCGCCTGCATCCAGAACAGCCGGTACGACTTCCTCGCCTACAACCGCACCTTCGGGCGGCTGTACCGCGACCTGGACGCGCTGCCCCGCGAGGACCGCAACACCCTCTGGCTCGCCTTCACCGACGAGGAGTTCCGCGCCGCCTTCACCGACCTCCCCGAGGTCCTGCGCTCGATGGTCGGCAAGCTCCGCGCCTCCATGGCCGAGCACCTCGCCGAGCCCGCCTGGAAGGCGCTGGTCCGGCGGCTCCACGACGCCTCCCCGGAGTTCCGCGAGCTCTGGGCCCGGCACGACGTCGCCGACCTCGGCAGCCGCGCCAAGGTCATCCGCAACGCCCACGTCGGTGTCCTGCGCCTGGACCACACCAACCTCTGGCTCGGACCGGCCGCCGGGCCGCGCCTCGGCACGTACGTCCCCCTGGACGAGGCGTCCCGGGCGGGGCTCGAACGGCTCCTGGAACTGGCCGTACGGGAAGAGGCGGCGGCCCCGGAGGCCGCCACCGCCCTCACCGCGGCCTGA
- a CDS encoding VC0807 family protein, with product MSAHERPPAAPATTTDGRPGPPPRSGGASAAGWVLTIGLNVVAPILTYNILTEDHGWSEFTALLAGSAWPVLDSAIMVAWRRKVDEFAVVTLVFLVITALVSLIGAHTARALLVKDSGVTGLFGLLCLATLLAPRPLMFYFGRKFATDGTPASTAWWNGMWQYEGFRSTMRTMTLVWGVAYVAEALVRVGLAFTLSTSTMVTLSPLMIYGVLGALGVWTAWFGKRRAAEGERRQAEAEAEAAARAARPGPTPA from the coding sequence ATGTCCGCGCACGAGCGGCCACCGGCCGCACCGGCCACCACGACCGACGGGCGGCCGGGACCGCCGCCCCGCTCCGGGGGCGCCTCGGCCGCCGGCTGGGTCCTGACCATCGGGCTCAACGTCGTCGCGCCGATCCTCACGTACAACATCCTGACCGAGGACCACGGTTGGTCCGAGTTCACCGCCCTGCTCGCCGGCAGCGCCTGGCCCGTCCTGGACAGCGCGATCATGGTCGCCTGGCGGCGCAAGGTCGACGAGTTCGCCGTCGTCACCCTGGTGTTCCTGGTGATCACGGCGCTCGTCTCGCTGATCGGCGCGCACACCGCGCGGGCGCTGCTGGTCAAGGACTCGGGGGTGACGGGCCTGTTCGGGCTGCTCTGCCTGGCCACCCTGCTCGCGCCGCGACCGCTGATGTTCTACTTCGGCCGCAAGTTCGCCACCGACGGCACCCCGGCGAGCACCGCCTGGTGGAACGGCATGTGGCAGTACGAGGGCTTCCGCTCCACCATGCGCACGATGACGCTGGTGTGGGGCGTGGCGTACGTGGCCGAGGCGCTGGTGCGGGTGGGGCTCGCCTTCACCCTGAGCACCTCGACCATGGTGACGCTCAGCCCGCTCATGATCTACGGCGTGCTCGGCGCGCTCGGGGTGTGGACGGCCTGGTTCGGCAAGCGCCGGGCCGCCGAGGGTGAGCGGCGCCAGGCTGAGGCCGAGGCCGAGGCGGCCGCGCGGGCGGCCCGACCGGGCCCGACCCCGGCCTGA
- a CDS encoding MFS transporter, protein MPELTPAQLPRSRQLVVLAICCMSLLIVSLDNTALNVALPSLRRDLGASVSGLQWVIDAYTLVLASLLMLSGSTADRVGRRKVFVTGLVVFALGSLLCSLAPSLEALIAFRAVQAVGGSMLNPVAMSIITNTFTEPAARARAIGVWGGVVGISMALGPLVGGLLVESVGWRAIFWVNLPVALTALLLTLRYVPESRAPRPRRPDPVGQLLVAALLGSLTYAIIETDPLFAGIAAAALAGLLWYEPRRREPLIDLRFFRSAPFSGATVVAICAFAGFGGFLFLNTLYLQEVRGLSPLRAGLYMLPMAGMTFVFAPLSGRLTGARGPRVPLLLAGTAMATGALLFAAFGAETHDPLLFAGYVVFGIGFGLVNAPITNTAVSGMPRAQAGVAAAVASTSRQVGQTLGVAVVGTVLATGVGAGMSPDDFVVAARPGYWVVTACGLAVLTVGALTSGKWARRTAERTAACLATEADPRPAPEKGRGLGRR, encoded by the coding sequence ATGCCGGAGCTCACACCCGCGCAGCTCCCCCGGAGCCGACAGCTCGTCGTCCTGGCGATCTGCTGCATGAGTCTGCTGATCGTCAGCCTCGACAACACCGCGCTCAACGTCGCCCTGCCCTCCCTGCGGCGCGACCTGGGCGCCTCCGTCTCCGGACTGCAGTGGGTCATCGACGCGTACACCCTCGTCCTGGCCTCGCTGCTCATGCTCTCCGGCTCCACCGCCGACCGCGTCGGCCGCCGCAAGGTCTTTGTGACCGGCCTCGTCGTCTTCGCGCTCGGCTCGCTGCTCTGCTCGCTCGCCCCGAGCCTGGAGGCGCTGATCGCCTTCCGCGCGGTGCAGGCCGTGGGCGGCTCCATGCTGAACCCGGTCGCCATGTCGATCATCACCAACACCTTCACCGAACCGGCGGCACGCGCGCGTGCCATCGGCGTCTGGGGCGGCGTCGTCGGGATCTCCATGGCCCTGGGTCCGCTGGTGGGCGGGCTGCTCGTCGAGTCCGTCGGCTGGCGGGCGATCTTCTGGGTCAACCTGCCGGTCGCCCTGACCGCCCTGCTGCTCACCCTGCGGTACGTCCCGGAGTCCCGGGCGCCCAGGCCCCGCCGCCCCGACCCGGTCGGACAGCTGCTCGTGGCGGCGCTCCTCGGCTCCCTCACGTACGCGATCATCGAGACCGACCCGCTCTTCGCCGGGATCGCCGCCGCGGCCCTCGCCGGACTCCTGTGGTACGAGCCGAGGCGCCGCGAGCCCCTGATCGACCTGCGGTTCTTCCGCAGCGCGCCGTTCAGCGGGGCGACCGTCGTCGCGATCTGCGCCTTCGCGGGCTTCGGCGGCTTCCTCTTCCTGAACACGCTGTACCTCCAGGAGGTGCGCGGCCTCTCCCCGCTGCGCGCGGGCCTCTACATGCTGCCGATGGCGGGCATGACCTTCGTCTTCGCCCCGCTGTCGGGGCGGCTCACCGGGGCGCGCGGGCCACGGGTGCCGCTGCTGCTCGCGGGCACGGCGATGGCGACGGGGGCGCTGCTCTTCGCCGCGTTCGGGGCGGAGACCCACGATCCGCTGCTCTTCGCCGGGTACGTGGTCTTCGGCATCGGCTTCGGCCTGGTCAACGCCCCCATCACCAACACCGCGGTCTCGGGCATGCCACGGGCGCAGGCCGGGGTGGCGGCGGCGGTGGCCTCGACGAGCCGCCAGGTGGGGCAGACGCTCGGGGTGGCGGTGGTCGGCACGGTGCTCGCGACGGGGGTGGGCGCCGGGATGTCCCCGGACGACTTCGTGGTGGCGGCGCGGCCCGGCTACTGGGTGGTGACGGCCTGCGGTCTCGCGGTCCTGACGGTCGGGGCGCTGACCAGCGGGAAGTGGGCCCGGCGCACGGCGGAACGGACGGCGGCCTGTCTGGCCACCGAGGCCGACCCGCGCCCGGCCCCGGAGAAGGGCCGGGGGCTGGGGCGGCGGTGA
- a CDS encoding aldo/keto reductase has protein sequence MTTTGRPVPTRPLGTTGPRVSALGLGCMGMSALYGEADRAESVATIHAALEAGVTLLDTGDFYGMGHNELLINEALRTAPAAAREQALTSVKFGALRTVEGGFTGYDGRPAAVKNFAAYSLQRLGTDHIDIYRIARVDPDVPIEETVGAIAELVEAGHVRHIGLSEVGADTLRRAAAVAPISDLQIEYSLISRSIEEKILPTARELGIGVTAYGVLSRGLISGHFTRDRELAANDFRGMSPRFQGENLQRNLDLVDRLRALAEAKGVTVAQTAIAWVLAQAGRQGVDIVPLIGARRRDRLAEALGALDITLDAADLAAIEEAVPAGAASGDRYPASQMAHLDSER, from the coding sequence ATGACCACCACCGGGCGTCCCGTCCCCACCCGCCCGCTCGGCACCACCGGGCCGCGGGTCTCCGCCCTCGGCCTCGGCTGCATGGGCATGTCCGCGCTGTACGGTGAGGCCGACCGCGCCGAGTCGGTCGCGACGATCCACGCCGCCCTGGAGGCGGGGGTGACCCTGCTCGACACCGGCGACTTCTACGGGATGGGCCACAACGAACTACTGATCAACGAAGCCCTGCGCACGGCCCCAGCGGCCGCCCGCGAGCAGGCGCTGACCAGCGTGAAGTTCGGTGCGCTGCGCACGGTCGAGGGCGGCTTCACCGGGTACGACGGCCGGCCGGCCGCCGTGAAGAACTTCGCGGCGTACTCGCTCCAGCGCCTGGGCACCGACCACATCGACATCTACCGGATCGCCCGGGTCGACCCGGACGTGCCGATCGAGGAGACCGTCGGCGCCATCGCCGAGCTGGTCGAGGCGGGGCACGTGCGGCACATCGGGCTCTCCGAGGTCGGCGCGGACACCCTGCGCCGGGCGGCGGCCGTGGCGCCGATCTCGGACCTGCAGATCGAGTACTCGCTGATCTCCCGCTCCATCGAGGAGAAGATCCTCCCCACCGCCCGTGAGCTCGGCATAGGCGTCACGGCGTACGGGGTGCTGTCGCGCGGCCTGATCAGCGGCCACTTCACCCGGGACCGGGAGCTGGCGGCGAACGACTTCCGGGGCATGAGCCCGCGCTTCCAGGGCGAGAACCTCCAGCGGAACCTCGACCTGGTGGACCGGCTGCGGGCGCTGGCCGAGGCGAAGGGCGTGACGGTCGCGCAGACCGCGATCGCCTGGGTCCTGGCCCAGGCCGGGCGGCAGGGCGTGGACATCGTCCCGCTGATCGGCGCCCGCCGCCGCGACCGCCTCGCGGAGGCGCTCGGCGCCCTGGACATCACCCTGGACGCCGCCGACCTGGCCGCCATCGAGGAGGCCGTCCCGGCCGGCGCGGCCTCCGGCGACCGCTACCCCGCGTCGCAGATGGCCCACCTGGACAGCGAGCGCTGA
- the dusB gene encoding tRNA dihydrouridine synthase DusB, producing MTAFSPLAIGPHIVQPPVVLAPMAGITNAPFRTLCREFSGGKGLFVSEMITTRALVERNEKTMQLIRFDATEQPRSIQLYGVDPVTVGKAVRMIVDEDLADHIDLNFGCPVPKVTRKGGGSALPYKRPLLRAILHEAVTNAGDLPVTMKMRKGIDDDHITFLDAGRIAVEEGVTAIALHGRTAAQHYGGTADWDAIARLKEHVPEIPVLGNGDIWSADDALRMMRETGCDGVVVGRGCLGRPWLFADLVAAFEGTGGGYAQPGLREVADAMVRHARLLGEWLGDEARGVIDFRKHVAWYLKGFSVGSEMRKKLAITSSLDELSAQLSELDLDQPWPVGADGPRGRTSGNNRVVLPDGWLKDPYDCSGVSEDAELDTSGG from the coding sequence ATGACCGCGTTCTCCCCCCTCGCCATCGGGCCGCACATCGTGCAGCCGCCGGTGGTGCTCGCCCCGATGGCCGGCATCACCAACGCCCCCTTCCGTACCCTCTGCCGTGAGTTCAGCGGCGGCAAGGGACTGTTCGTGAGCGAGATGATCACGACGCGCGCCCTGGTCGAGCGCAACGAGAAGACGATGCAGCTCATCCGCTTCGACGCGACCGAGCAGCCGCGCTCCATCCAGCTGTACGGCGTGGACCCGGTGACGGTCGGCAAGGCCGTGCGGATGATCGTCGACGAGGACCTCGCCGACCACATCGACCTGAACTTCGGCTGCCCGGTGCCCAAGGTGACCCGGAAGGGCGGCGGCTCGGCCCTGCCCTACAAGCGGCCGCTGCTGCGCGCGATCCTCCACGAGGCCGTGACCAACGCGGGCGACCTGCCGGTCACGATGAAGATGCGCAAGGGCATCGACGACGACCACATCACCTTCCTCGACGCGGGCCGGATCGCGGTGGAGGAGGGCGTGACGGCGATCGCCCTGCACGGGCGGACGGCGGCCCAGCACTACGGCGGCACGGCGGACTGGGACGCGATCGCGCGGCTCAAGGAGCACGTGCCGGAGATCCCGGTGCTCGGCAACGGCGACATCTGGTCCGCCGACGACGCGCTGCGGATGATGCGGGAGACGGGCTGCGACGGCGTGGTCGTCGGCCGTGGCTGTCTCGGTCGCCCGTGGCTCTTCGCGGACCTGGTGGCGGCCTTCGAGGGCACGGGCGGCGGGTACGCGCAGCCCGGGCTGCGGGAGGTCGCGGACGCGATGGTGCGGCACGCGCGGCTGCTCGGCGAGTGGCTCGGCGACGAGGCACGCGGTGTCATCGACTTCCGCAAGCACGTGGCCTGGTACCTGAAGGGCTTCTCGGTGGGCTCCGAGATGCGCAAGAAGCTGGCGATCACCTCGTCCCTGGACGAACTGAGCGCTCAGTTGAGCGAGCTGGACCTGGACCAGCCGTGGCCGGTGGGTGCCGACGGTCCTCGGGGTCGTACGTCCGGAAACAACCGAGTTGTCCTGCCGGACGGCTGGTTGAAGGACCCCTACGACTGCTCCGGCGTGAGCGAGGACGCCGAGCTGGACACGTCCGGCGGCTGA
- a CDS encoding metal ABC transporter ATP-binding protein: protein MAAPEPVISVRGATAALGARPVLRGVDLTVHRGEVVALLGANGSGKSTAVRSVIGQVPLTGGAIELFGTERKRFRDWARVGYVPQRTTAASGVPATIREVVSSGRLARRPFGWLTRNDKAAVERAIRLVGLADRADDSVSALSGGQHQRVLIARALASEPELLIMDEPMAGVDLASQEILAATLREQVASGTSVLLVLHELGPLEPLIDRAVVLRDGCVVHDGPPPEALGQHALPGHDHVHPHAAGEPLRTGLLT, encoded by the coding sequence ATGGCAGCCCCGGAACCCGTCATTTCCGTCCGCGGGGCCACGGCGGCCCTCGGCGCCCGGCCCGTCCTCCGCGGCGTCGACCTCACCGTCCACCGCGGCGAGGTCGTCGCCCTGCTCGGCGCGAACGGCTCCGGCAAGTCGACCGCCGTCCGCTCCGTCATCGGCCAGGTGCCGCTGACCGGCGGCGCGATCGAGCTGTTCGGCACCGAGCGGAAGCGTTTCCGCGACTGGGCCCGGGTCGGTTACGTGCCCCAGCGCACCACCGCGGCGAGCGGCGTCCCCGCCACCATCCGCGAGGTCGTCTCCTCCGGCCGGCTGGCCCGACGCCCGTTCGGCTGGCTGACGAGGAACGACAAGGCCGCCGTCGAGCGGGCCATCCGGCTCGTCGGGCTCGCCGACCGCGCCGACGACTCCGTCTCCGCGCTCTCCGGCGGCCAGCACCAGCGGGTCCTGATCGCCCGCGCGCTCGCCTCCGAGCCCGAACTCCTGATCATGGACGAGCCGATGGCCGGGGTCGACCTGGCGAGCCAGGAGATCCTGGCCGCCACCCTCCGCGAGCAGGTCGCGAGCGGCACCTCCGTCCTCCTCGTGCTGCACGAGCTGGGCCCGCTGGAGCCGCTCATCGACCGGGCGGTGGTGCTCCGCGACGGCTGTGTCGTGCACGACGGCCCGCCGCCGGAGGCCCTCGGCCAGCACGCCCTGCCGGGCCACGACCACGTCCATCCGCATGCGGCCGGTGAGCCGCTCCGTACGGGTCTGCTGACCTGA
- a CDS encoding TetR/AcrR family transcriptional regulator, whose product MAATETLTAERILEATEEVLRRYGPAKATVVDVARVLGVSHGSVYRHFRTKAALREAVTERWLERTIVALEPYVEAPGSADERLTGWLTALFALKRRKAGGDPELMATFQVLIGENSAVVHRHEDHLVEQIARIVEDGHREGVFAAPERDYATTARAVFDATDRFHDPAHAADWSTTDIEDAFAAVISLTQRALRA is encoded by the coding sequence ATGGCCGCCACCGAGACCCTCACCGCCGAGCGCATCCTCGAAGCCACCGAGGAGGTGCTGCGGCGTTACGGTCCGGCGAAGGCGACCGTCGTGGACGTGGCGCGGGTGCTGGGCGTCAGCCATGGCAGCGTCTACCGGCACTTCCGCACCAAGGCGGCGCTGCGCGAGGCGGTGACCGAGCGGTGGCTGGAGCGCACGATCGTCGCGCTCGAGCCGTACGTGGAGGCGCCGGGCTCCGCCGACGAGCGGCTGACCGGCTGGCTGACCGCCCTGTTCGCCCTCAAGCGCCGCAAGGCGGGCGGGGACCCGGAGCTGATGGCCACCTTCCAGGTGCTGATCGGTGAGAACAGCGCGGTGGTCCACCGGCACGAGGACCATCTGGTGGAGCAGATCGCACGCATCGTGGAGGACGGCCACCGCGAGGGGGTGTTCGCCGCGCCGGAGCGGGACTACGCGACGACGGCCCGGGCGGTCTTCGACGCCACCGACCGCTTCCACGACCCGGCGCACGCCGCCGACTGGTCGACGACGGACATCGAGGACGCGTTCGCGGCGGTCATCTCCCTGACGCAGCGCGCGCTGCGGGCCTGA
- a CDS encoding glycine--tRNA ligase, with amino-acid sequence MAADKIDTIVSLSKRRGFVYPCSEIYGGQRAAWDYGPLGVELKENLKRQWWRYMVTAREDVVGIDSSVILATEVWEASGHVATFTDPLTECTSCHKRYRADHLEEAYEEKHGRLPESLTDLNCPNCGNKGTFTEPKQFSGLLSTHLGPTQDSGSVAYLRPETAQGIFTNFAQVQTTSRKKPPFGIAQMGKSFRNEITPGNFIFRTREFEQMEMEFFVKPGEDEQWQEYWMEQRWNWYTGLGLREENMRWFEHPKEKLSHYSKRTADIEYRFSFGGSEWGELEGVANRTDYDLSAHAKASGANLSFLEQESGERYTPYVIEPAAGVGRAMLAFLLDAYIEDEAPNAKGVMEKRTVLRLDHRLAPVKVAVLPLSRNPQLSPKAKGLAADLRQNWNIEFDDAGAIGRRYRRQDEIGTPYCVTVDFDTLDDNAVTVRERDTMKQERVSLDQIQSYLGSRLLGC; translated from the coding sequence GTGGCCGCCGACAAGATCGACACCATCGTCAGCCTGAGCAAGCGCCGTGGCTTCGTCTACCCGTGCAGTGAGATCTACGGCGGCCAGCGCGCCGCCTGGGACTACGGACCGCTGGGTGTCGAACTCAAGGAGAACCTGAAGCGTCAGTGGTGGCGTTACATGGTCACCGCGCGCGAGGACGTCGTCGGTATCGACTCGTCGGTCATCCTGGCCACCGAGGTCTGGGAGGCCTCCGGCCACGTCGCGACCTTCACCGACCCGCTGACCGAGTGCACCTCCTGCCACAAGCGCTACCGCGCCGACCACCTGGAGGAGGCGTACGAGGAGAAGCACGGCCGTCTCCCCGAGAGCCTCACCGACCTCAACTGCCCCAACTGCGGCAACAAGGGCACCTTCACGGAGCCCAAGCAGTTCTCCGGCCTGCTCTCCACCCACCTCGGCCCGACCCAGGACAGCGGCTCCGTCGCCTACCTGCGCCCCGAGACGGCCCAGGGCATCTTCACCAACTTCGCCCAGGTGCAGACCACCTCGCGCAAGAAGCCCCCGTTCGGCATCGCGCAGATGGGCAAGTCCTTCCGGAACGAGATCACTCCGGGCAACTTCATCTTCCGCACGCGCGAGTTCGAGCAGATGGAGATGGAGTTCTTCGTCAAGCCGGGCGAGGACGAGCAGTGGCAGGAGTACTGGATGGAGCAGCGCTGGAACTGGTACACCGGCCTGGGTCTCCGCGAGGAGAACATGCGCTGGTTCGAGCACCCGAAGGAGAAGCTCTCCCACTACTCGAAGCGCACCGCCGACATCGAGTACCGCTTCTCGTTCGGCGGCAGCGAGTGGGGTGAGCTCGAGGGCGTCGCCAACCGCACCGACTACGACCTGAGCGCCCACGCCAAGGCCTCCGGCGCCAACCTGTCCTTCCTGGAGCAGGAGTCGGGCGAGCGCTACACGCCGTACGTCATCGAGCCCGCGGCCGGTGTCGGCCGCGCGATGCTCGCCTTCCTGCTCGACGCGTACATCGAGGACGAGGCGCCGAACGCCAAGGGCGTCATGGAGAAGCGCACCGTGCTGCGCCTCGACCACCGTCTGGCCCCGGTCAAGGTCGCCGTCCTGCCGCTGTCCCGCAACCCGCAGCTCTCCCCGAAGGCCAAGGGCCTCGCGGCGGACCTGCGGCAGAACTGGAACATCGAGTTCGACGACGCCGGCGCCATCGGCCGCCGCTACCGCCGTCAGGACGAGATCGGCACGCCGTACTGCGTCACCGTCGACTTCGACACCCTCGACGACAACGCGGTGACCGTGCGCGAGCGCGACACCATGAAGCAGGAGCGCGTCTCCCTCGACCAGATCCAGAGCTACCTGGGCAGCCGCCTGCTCGGCTGCTGA